A single region of the Vicia villosa cultivar HV-30 ecotype Madison, WI linkage group LG4, Vvil1.0, whole genome shotgun sequence genome encodes:
- the LOC131597561 gene encoding uncharacterized protein LOC131597561 — protein METKGRKPFFLNFKKVPTPLKDFCDNISGSLKFSDSLNTLISLLVPSLEEFSYLLGLPVLNQIPYTGKEEEPKWEVIAAALHLPRLEIEKVWISKKEYSGLPLDFLYEKAEIFAKASSMDALEAVLSLLIYGQVLFFHYDKIVDVAAVNIFLSKNPVPTLLKNEEGLTWAQRNMKLSFDDIIWYQKKFEGSLLFDSCGEFPNIPLLVIRGGITYNPILARHQFGFALKDKPRSLYLSSEYFSYDSDKLKKRDLFIKAWSNVKKVGAKDIGRRNYMPWDPYFQWVYDRVMDFGMPYPSDTPIVPRIAPPAVPVTFEPYVLTPNEDLVATVNQLKRERDDFERRLRKVEAEKEVLTQDAKERETLLDYFSRKWKIEDFVSPDQINSWENEISRLVQEREEMIKAHKEEVRVL, from the exons ATGGAAACCAAAGGTCGTAAACCGTTCTTCCTCaatttcaagaaagtacctacacCATTGAAGGATTTCTGTGACAACATCTCTGGTTCTCTCAAATTCAGTGATTCTCTCAACACACTTATAAGCTTG ttaGTACCATCCTTGGAAGAATTCTCCTACTTGCTGGGACTCCCTGTGCTTAATCAAATTCCGtatactggtaaagaagaagagCCTAAGTGGGAAGTCATCGCTGCTGCCCTACACTTGCCAAGATTAGAGATTGAGAAAGTTTGGATTAgtaagaaagagtattctggattaCCCCTTGATTTCCTCTATGAAAAAGCGGAGATTTTTGCTAAAGCTTCAAGTATGGATGCCTTGGAAGCTGTGTTGTCTCTTTTAATTTATGGACAAGTCTTGTTTTTCCATTATGACAAGATAGTGGACGTGGCTGCTGTCAAtatcttccttagcaagaatccggTTCCTACTTTGCT aaagaatgaagaaggatTAACTTGGGCTCAAAGAAATATGAAGCTTTCTTTTGACGACATCATCTGGTACCAAAAGAAGTTTGAAGGAAGTTTGttatttgatagttgtggagaattccctaatataCCTCTTCTTGTTATTCGTGGGGGAATAACATATAATCCTATTCTAGCTCGACATCAATTTGGTTTCGCTTTGAAGGATAAACCTCGCTCCTTATATCTCAGTTCAGAATACTTTAGCTATGATTCAGACAAGTTAAAGAAAAGAGATCTCTTCATCAAAGCCTGGTCGAACGTAAAGAAAGTTGGTGCAAAAGATATTGGAAGAAGAAATTACATGCCATGGGACCCATATTTCcaatgggtttatgatcgagttATGGATTTTGGGATGCCTTACCCTTCTGATACACCCATAGTACCAAGGATAGCTCCTCCTGCTGTCCCAGTCACGTTTGAGCCATATGTCCTTACTCCAAACGAAGATCTTGTTGCAACCGTTAACCAACTGAAGAGGGAAAGGGATGACTTTGAGAGACGTTTACGAAAGGTTGAAGCTGAAAAGGAGGTGTTGACACAAGATGCTAAAGAGCGAGAGACTTTACTTGACTATTTTTCTCGTAAATGgaaaattgaagattttgtttcccCAGATCAAATTAACTCATGGGAAAATGAAATTTCTAGGCTCGttcaagaaagagaagaaatgatCAAGGCACACAAAGAAGAAGTCAGAGTTCTGTAA